A single window of Sandaracinaceae bacterium DNA harbors:
- a CDS encoding ankyrin repeat domain-containing protein: MRRKTKKQRQDELRALVRDAYGLSTDAFRARAHAITDFDVPIGRDSLLERVVADAQPEKVRILLDLGLSIDADALRAAASGAPGREEAALEVFEMLIDHGADPNLIDRHQLTALSSACDTSNWSRETRARVVERLLDAGAVPDIANKQGATPLHFAVYARQERVVELLVQAGADVHAKSTGASHHVVRKGDTPLSMARQMVERLEKPSDLVHAEAVLAILEAAAQETGVAPT; the protein is encoded by the coding sequence ATGCGACGCAAGACCAAGAAGCAGAGACAGGACGAGCTGCGGGCCCTGGTGCGCGACGCGTATGGGCTCTCGACCGACGCGTTCCGCGCGAGGGCGCACGCGATCACCGACTTCGACGTGCCCATCGGCCGCGACTCCCTGCTCGAGAGGGTCGTCGCCGACGCGCAGCCCGAGAAGGTGCGCATCCTGCTCGACCTCGGCTTGTCCATCGACGCCGACGCCCTGCGCGCCGCCGCCTCGGGGGCGCCGGGTCGGGAGGAGGCCGCGCTCGAGGTGTTCGAGATGCTCATCGACCACGGCGCCGATCCGAACCTCATCGATCGCCATCAACTCACCGCCCTGAGCTCGGCGTGCGACACCAGCAACTGGTCGCGCGAGACCCGCGCGCGCGTCGTCGAGCGCCTGCTGGACGCGGGCGCCGTCCCCGACATCGCCAACAAGCAGGGCGCCACCCCCCTCCACTTCGCGGTCTACGCGCGTCAGGAGCGCGTCGTCGAGCTGCTCGTCCAGGCGGGCGCCGACGTGCACGCCAAGAGCACCGGCGCGTCGCACCACGTGGTCCGCAAGGGCGACACCCCCCTCTCGATGGCGCGCCAGATGGTGGAGCGCCTCGAGAAGCCGAGCGATCTCGTCCACGCCGAGGCCGTGCTCGCGATCCTCGAGGCCGCCGCGCAGGAGACCGGGGTGGCGCCGACGTGA